The nucleotide sequence GGTGATGTCGAATGTGCTGTCGGTCGACTCTGAAAATGATCCCGACGTACTGTCGATTATCGGAGCGAGTGCAGCCCTGGGCCTCGCTCCGGTTCCATTTAATGGCCCGATTGCCGCCGTGCGAGTCGGCCTGATCGGCGAAGAACTGATCCTGATGCCGACCCGTACCCAGATGGTCGACAGCCGCCTTGACCTGATCGTCGCAGGCAGCAAGGACTCGGTCCTGATGATCGAAGGGTTCGCACAACAGTTGCCGGAAGCCGAAATGGCCGACGCAATCATGTTCGCTCACCGGGCCATCGTCGAACTCTGTGCGCTGCAGGACGAACTGAAGCAGAAGGTTGGTCGCGCTGACACCCCGACCCCGGAAGTTCCCGTCAACCCGTTTGACGCCGCTCTGCGCGATGCTGCTTACAATCGCCTGCGTGAAGCCAAAGTGGCCAGCGTCAAAGCAGACCGTCGCGGCGCGACGAAAGAACTCAAGGACGAACTTTTCAAGTCGTACTTCCCTGACGATGCCGCTACAACCGCCAACGGCTGGACCCGCGATCAGTTCAGCGCCGCCTTCGAAAACCTGCAGCACCGCGTCGTTCGCGATCTGATCCTTGAAGACAAGCGTCTCGACGGTCGCAGTTCTCAGGACTTGCGTGCCGTTTCCTGTCAGGTAGGCCTCCTGCCGATCGTTCACGGTTCAGCACTCTTTACCCGTGGTGAAACGCAGTCGCTGGCAACGATCACCTTGGGAACGATTCGCGACGCACAACGGGTCGAAGGATTGTTCGACGAAGTCCAGAAGCGGTTCATGCTGGACTACAACTTCCCGTCCTATTCGGTTGGTGAATGCCGTCCGATCCGTGGACCCGGTCGACGCGAAATCGGCCATGGTGCCCTGGCCGAGCGATCGGTGCAGTCGGTCATCCCATCGGAAGAGAAGTTCCCTTATACGATCCGCATCATCTCCGACATCATGGAATCGAACGGCAGCAGTTCGATGGCGTCGGTCTGTAGCGCCACGCTGTCGCTGATGGACGCCGGTGTCCCTATCACCCAGCCCGTCGCAGGGATCTCGATCGGTCTGGTCAAAGAGAAGGACAAGTACGTTCTGCTGACCGACATCATGGGTGACGAAGATCACCACGGTGATATGGACTTCAAGGTCGCCGGCACGCAGAAGGGGGTCACAGGGATCCAACTGGACCTCAAGATCGACGGCATCAATGAAGAAATCATCCGCGCGACGCTGGAACAGGCTCGCAAGGCCCGTATCGAGTTGCTCAAGACGATGTTGACTTCGATTCGTCGCCCTCGAGCCGAGATCTCGACGAACGCTCCTCGACTGCTCCGCACCAAGATCGATCCCGCCAAGATCGGCCTGCTGATTGGTCCCGGCGGCAAGACGATCCGCGCGATTCAGGAAGAAACCGGAGCCACAATCGATATCGCCGACGATGGGACGGTGATGATCGCCTGCTCGAAGAGCGACGGAGCAGAAGATGCTCTGGCACGCGTCGAAGCGATGACCGAAGAAATCAAGGTTGGTCGCATCTACAACGGAACCGTCAGTTCGGTCAAAGACTTCGGTGCGTTCATCGAAATCGCCCCCGGCAAAGACGGACTGTGTCACATCAGCGAACTGTCGACAGGCTATGTGAAGTCGGTCGATGAAATCTGCAAGGCAGGGGACAAGTTGCAGGTGAAGGTAATCGCCATCGATGACCAGAACCGCGTCAAGTTGTCTCGCAAAGCGGTGCTGATTGAGCAGGGTGAAGGCCAGGAAGAGGCTCCACCAAAGCCCGAATCGGAACCCGAAGACGCCGAAGACTAATCGTCGTTGAATTGATTCGAGACTCACCAGGCTTCTCACGAGGCCTGGTGAGTTGTTATTTTGGCGGAAGAATCGTCGCTCAGGTTCCTCATCAGGGAAGA is from Schlesneria sp. DSM 10557 and encodes:
- the pnp gene encoding polyribonucleotide nucleotidyltransferase, which translates into the protein MKVVVEREFAGRTISLTTGEMAKQAAGAVLVQFGDTVVFVAAQNGPSRPGTDFFPLTCDYRERSAAAGKFPGGFIKREGRPTQKEILTSRLTDRPIRPLFPDGYFEEVQVMSNVLSVDSENDPDVLSIIGASAALGLAPVPFNGPIAAVRVGLIGEELILMPTRTQMVDSRLDLIVAGSKDSVLMIEGFAQQLPEAEMADAIMFAHRAIVELCALQDELKQKVGRADTPTPEVPVNPFDAALRDAAYNRLREAKVASVKADRRGATKELKDELFKSYFPDDAATTANGWTRDQFSAAFENLQHRVVRDLILEDKRLDGRSSQDLRAVSCQVGLLPIVHGSALFTRGETQSLATITLGTIRDAQRVEGLFDEVQKRFMLDYNFPSYSVGECRPIRGPGRREIGHGALAERSVQSVIPSEEKFPYTIRIISDIMESNGSSSMASVCSATLSLMDAGVPITQPVAGISIGLVKEKDKYVLLTDIMGDEDHHGDMDFKVAGTQKGVTGIQLDLKIDGINEEIIRATLEQARKARIELLKTMLTSIRRPRAEISTNAPRLLRTKIDPAKIGLLIGPGGKTIRAIQEETGATIDIADDGTVMIACSKSDGAEDALARVEAMTEEIKVGRIYNGTVSSVKDFGAFIEIAPGKDGLCHISELSTGYVKSVDEICKAGDKLQVKVIAIDDQNRVKLSRKAVLIEQGEGQEEAPPKPESEPEDAED